A single genomic interval of Streptomyces sp. BA2 harbors:
- a CDS encoding (2Fe-2S)-binding protein has translation MRVNFTVNGRQQEADDVWEGESLLYVLRERMGLPGSKNACEQGECGSCTVRLDGVPVCSCLVAAGQVEGREVVTVEGLADYAKHREDSHPGGACGSVCGGTSLQEARQWQAKGTDGQTGEGGELSQIQQAFIDAGAVQCGFCTPGLLVAADELLERNASPSDADIREALSGNLCRCTGYEKILDAVRLAAARQEETV, from the coding sequence ATGCGCGTGAACTTCACGGTCAACGGCCGTCAGCAGGAAGCCGACGATGTGTGGGAGGGTGAGTCCCTTCTCTACGTCCTGCGTGAGCGCATGGGGCTTCCCGGTTCGAAGAACGCCTGTGAGCAGGGCGAGTGCGGTTCCTGCACCGTCCGCCTCGACGGCGTACCGGTGTGTTCGTGTCTGGTCGCCGCCGGACAGGTCGAGGGCCGTGAGGTCGTCACCGTCGAGGGCCTCGCGGACTACGCGAAGCACCGCGAGGACTCCCACCCGGGCGGCGCCTGCGGCTCCGTCTGCGGCGGCACCTCCTTGCAGGAGGCCCGCCAGTGGCAGGCGAAAGGCACCGACGGCCAGACCGGCGAGGGCGGTGAACTCTCCCAGATCCAGCAGGCGTTCATCGACGCCGGCGCCGTCCAGTGCGGTTTCTGCACCCCCGGTCTCCTCGTCGCGGCCGACGAGCTCCTTGAGCGCAACGCATCGCCGTCGGACGCCGACATCCGTGAGGCGCTCTCCGGCAACCTCTGCCGCTGCACCGGTTACGAGAAGATCCTGGACGCGGTCCGCCTGGCGGCCGCCCGTCAGGAAGAGACGGTCTGA
- a CDS encoding xanthine dehydrogenase family protein molybdopterin-binding subunit — MAGTKTTTGAPTEVTQKHNKGGIGESTLRPDGTLKVTGEFAYSSDMWHEDMLWGQTLRSTVAHAEIVSIDTVEALKTPGVYAVLTYDDLPAEMKNYGLEIQDTPVLAHGKVRHHGEPVALVAADHPETARRAAAKIVVEYKELPVITDEASATAPDAVLVHEGRTDEYIKHVPHPNIVHNQPIIRGNAEEAAKKADFIVKGEYTFGMQDQAFLGPESGLAVPSEDGGVELYVATQWLHSDLEQIAPVLGLPEEKVRMTLSGVGGAFGGREDISMQIHACLLALRTGKPVKIVYNRFESFFGHVHRHPAKLYYEHGATKDGKLTHMKCKIVLDGGAYASASPAVVGNASSLSVGPYVIDDVDIEAIALYSNNPPCGAMRGFGAVQACFAYEAQMDKLADKVGMDRVEFRQLNAMSQGTIMPTGQPVDSPAPVAEILRRVKARPLPPERQWESSEGADVRALPGGLSNTTHGEGVVRGVGYAVGIKNVGFSEGFDDYSTAKVRMEVINGEPVATVHTAMAEVGQGGITVHAQIARTELGVQQVTIHPADTQVGSAGSTSASRQTYVTGGAVKNSCELVREKVLEIGRRKFGSYHPAWATAELVLEGGKVLTDGGEALADLAELLEGETVEVEAEWRHRPTVAFDKKTGQGNGHVQYSFAAHRAVVEVDTELGLVKVVELATAQDVGKALNPLSVVGQIQGGTTQGLGVAVMEEIIVDPKTAKVRNPSFTDYLIPTILDTPTIPVDVLELADPNAPYGLRGMGEAPTLSSTPAVLAAIRNATGLELNRTPVRPEHLTGT; from the coding sequence ATGGCTGGAACCAAGACCACCACGGGCGCGCCCACCGAAGTCACCCAGAAGCACAACAAGGGCGGCATCGGCGAGTCCACCCTCCGCCCCGACGGCACCCTGAAGGTCACCGGCGAGTTCGCCTACTCCTCGGACATGTGGCACGAGGACATGCTCTGGGGCCAGACGCTCCGCAGCACCGTCGCGCACGCCGAGATCGTCTCGATCGACACCGTAGAGGCCCTCAAGACGCCCGGCGTCTACGCCGTCCTGACGTACGACGACCTGCCGGCCGAGATGAAGAACTACGGCCTGGAGATCCAGGACACCCCGGTCCTCGCCCACGGCAAGGTCCGTCACCACGGTGAGCCGGTCGCCCTCGTGGCCGCCGACCACCCGGAGACCGCACGCCGTGCCGCCGCGAAGATCGTGGTCGAGTACAAGGAACTGCCCGTCATCACCGACGAGGCATCGGCGACCGCTCCGGACGCCGTCCTCGTCCACGAGGGCCGCACCGACGAGTACATCAAGCACGTCCCGCACCCGAACATCGTGCACAACCAGCCGATCATCCGGGGCAACGCCGAAGAGGCCGCCAAGAAGGCCGACTTCATCGTCAAGGGCGAATACACCTTCGGCATGCAGGACCAGGCCTTCCTCGGCCCGGAGTCCGGCCTCGCCGTGCCGTCCGAGGACGGCGGTGTCGAGCTGTACGTCGCCACCCAGTGGCTGCACTCGGACCTCGAACAGATCGCCCCCGTCCTCGGCCTGCCCGAGGAGAAGGTGCGCATGACGCTCTCCGGCGTCGGCGGCGCGTTCGGCGGCCGCGAGGACATCTCGATGCAGATCCACGCCTGCCTCCTGGCGCTGCGCACCGGCAAGCCGGTCAAGATCGTCTACAACCGCTTCGAGTCCTTCTTCGGCCACGTGCACCGCCACCCGGCGAAGCTCTACTACGAGCACGGCGCCACCAAGGACGGCAAGCTCACGCACATGAAGTGCAAGATCGTCCTGGACGGCGGCGCCTACGCGTCGGCCTCCCCAGCGGTCGTGGGCAACGCCTCGTCCCTGTCGGTCGGTCCGTACGTGATCGACGACGTCGACATCGAGGCCATCGCCCTCTACTCGAACAACCCGCCGTGCGGCGCGATGCGCGGCTTCGGCGCGGTCCAGGCGTGCTTCGCCTACGAGGCCCAGATGGACAAGCTCGCCGACAAGGTGGGCATGGACCGGGTCGAGTTCCGCCAGCTCAACGCCATGTCGCAGGGCACGATCATGCCGACCGGCCAGCCGGTCGACTCCCCGGCCCCGGTCGCCGAGATCCTGCGCCGCGTCAAGGCCCGTCCGCTGCCGCCCGAGCGCCAGTGGGAGTCCAGCGAGGGCGCGGACGTCCGCGCGCTGCCCGGCGGACTCTCCAACACCACGCACGGCGAAGGCGTCGTACGCGGCGTCGGCTACGCGGTCGGCATCAAGAACGTCGGCTTCTCCGAGGGCTTCGACGACTACTCCACCGCCAAGGTGCGCATGGAGGTCATCAACGGTGAGCCGGTCGCGACCGTGCACACCGCGATGGCGGAGGTCGGCCAGGGCGGCATCACCGTCCACGCGCAGATCGCCCGCACCGAACTCGGCGTACAGCAGGTGACCATCCACCCCGCCGACACGCAGGTGGGCTCCGCCGGTTCGACGTCCGCGTCCCGTCAGACGTACGTCACCGGTGGCGCGGTCAAGAACTCCTGCGAGCTCGTCCGCGAGAAGGTCCTGGAGATCGGCCGCCGCAAGTTCGGCTCCTACCACCCCGCTTGGGCCACCGCCGAGCTGGTCCTCGAAGGCGGCAAGGTCCTCACCGACGGCGGCGAGGCCCTCGCGGACCTGGCCGAGCTGCTCGAGGGCGAGACCGTGGAGGTCGAGGCCGAGTGGCGGCACCGTCCGACCGTGGCCTTCGACAAGAAGACCGGTCAGGGCAACGGCCACGTCCAGTACTCGTTCGCCGCGCACCGCGCGGTCGTCGAGGTGGACACCGAGCTCGGCCTGGTCAAGGTCGTCGAGCTCGCCACCGCCCAGGACGTCGGCAAGGCGCTCAACCCGCTCTCCGTGGTCGGCCAGATCCAGGGTGGTACCACCCAGGGCCTGGGCGTCGCGGTGATGGAGGAGATCATCGTCGACCCGAAGACCGCGAAGGTGCGCAACCCCTCCTTCACGGACTACCTCATCCCGACCATCCTCGACACGCCGACCATCCCCGTCGACGTGCTGGAGCTCGCCGACCCGAACGCCCCCTACGGCCTTCGCGGCATGGGCGAGGCCCCGACCCTCTCGTCGACCCCGGCCGTCCTCGCGGCGATCCGGAACGCGACGGGTCTGGAACTGAACAGGACGCCGGTACGACCCGAACACCTCACCGGCACCTGA